From the Periophthalmus magnuspinnatus isolate fPerMag1 chromosome 1, fPerMag1.2.pri, whole genome shotgun sequence genome, one window contains:
- the LOC117379019 gene encoding uncharacterized protein LOC117379019, which yields MEGHMCLLFVVFGVSVLGPWVSGSVVDVMVKPGDNITLLCDCTCSTGVYTVWYRNCSHTNQPTLVLKTWKDRLYPIDQNYISKLNNPLPGFKFVKDSRSKCYNLHITNITENDGGSYYCGTKTTEVLDSDKLTLEFVYNYGNTTRILLIAETSDGHRALCTASWPGWLMSVSVLLLCNIGLILMYHVCREKDVYHPVQGNQTAAFQIADLNFTRVVFRTKDTKTH from the exons ATGGAGGGACACATGTGTCTTCTGTTTGTGGTATTTG GAGTGTCTGTTCTTGGTCCGTGGGTCTCTGGGTCAGTTGTGGATGTGATGGTGAAACCCGGAGACAACATCACTTTGTTGTGCGACTGCACATGTTCTACTGGAGTCTACACAGTGTGGTACCGCAACTGCTCTCACACAAACCAGCCCACACTGGTCCTGAAAACTTGGAAAGACAGGTTATACCCAATAGATCAAAATTACATATCAAAATTGAATAATCCACTGCCTGGATTTAAGTTCGTGAAGGACTCCAGATCTAAATGCTACAACCTGCACATCACTAATATCACAGAGAACGATGGAGGATCATACTATTGTGGAACTAAGACGACTGAAGTTTTGGACAGTGATAAACTCACACTTGAATTTGTGTACAACTATGGAAACACCACAAGAATATTATTGA TTGCAGAGACGAGTGACGGACACCGAGCCCTCTGCACAGCGTCATGGCCTGGATGGTTGATGTCAGTCTCCGTTCTTCTCTTGTGTAACATCGGCCTCATTCTGATGTACCACGTCTGTCGTGAAAAAG aTGTTTACCACCCAGTGCAAGGAAATCAAACTGCGGCATTTCAG ATTGCTGATTTGAATTTCACACGTGTTGTGTTTAGgaccaaagacacaaaaacacactga